In Oryza sativa Japonica Group chromosome 2, ASM3414082v1, the following are encoded in one genomic region:
- the LOC4328759 gene encoding uncharacterized protein isoform X3, whose translation MQVHPNEGGVTQTRGGIYWIILPAGYLGSSFWGMVFILASTNLLTTRIAAGCFILALIVVLFVAKNWFLRWLCIGFIVFLAVVWVIQEFTKFHSLKYVILFIGVMNSLFSVYDIYDDLISRRVHSSDAEKFAEICPCPCNGCAWGVIWGFISFIFLCASIYLGLVILS comes from the exons ATGCAGGTCCATCCTAATGAGGGCGGTGTTACTCAAACTCGGGGCGGCATATATTGGATAATCTTGCCTGCTGGAT ATCTGGGTTCATCATTTTGGGGAATGGTCTTCATACTGGCTTCCACAAATCTCCTCACTACTAGAATTGCAGCGGGTTGCTTCATTCTTGCATTAATCGTTGTTCTTTTTGTTGCTAAAAAT TGGTTTCTTCGCTGGCTCTGCATTG GTTTCATCGTATTCCTTGCTGTTGTTTGGGTCATTCAAGAATTCACAAAATTCCATAGTCTCAAGTATGTAATTTTATTCATAG GTGTGATGAATAGCTTGTTTTCAGTCTACG ATATCTATGATGACTTGATATCACGAAGAGTTCATTCAAGTGATGCTGAGAAATTTGCTGAAATCTGCCCATGTCCTTGCAATGGTTGTGCATGGGGTGTCATATG GGGCTTCATCTCGTTTATCTTTCTTTGCGCATCAATATACCTTGGACTGGTTATATTGTCTTGA